One Cryobacterium psychrophilum DNA segment encodes these proteins:
- a CDS encoding LacI family DNA-binding transcriptional regulator, which yields MDRLPTIEDVARAAQVSRQTVSNVLNTPAIVKPATRKRVEVAIRKLAYRPHASARRLRMRKSSTIAIRLDPMTNGISGALLDRFLHALTEQADDRGIRILLFTAADPAAEIEQIRKLRASGDVDAFVLTATFHGDPRTKWLVESDVPFVTFGRPWGADDMNHSTHLWVDVDGFAGMREATIHLIDRGSSRIGYVGWPSPSGTGDDRHRGWQTAVGERLALGDDDLTALNVSVEDRLEDARNAVVTLLEGDDRIDGLVCASDTLALGAMIAAASVGRSDLPIIGFDNSPVGQAIGLSSVDQTLDAVAGGALELLLGESGSDLVHRDAASGDARHRLITPHLVIRQPLRLLAPDAVSTPTATKNAVGNHRNGKETQ from the coding sequence GTGGACAGGTTACCGACGATCGAAGACGTCGCTCGCGCCGCCCAGGTGTCGAGGCAGACCGTGTCCAACGTGTTGAACACCCCGGCCATCGTCAAGCCCGCGACCCGCAAGCGCGTCGAGGTCGCCATCCGCAAGCTGGCCTACCGGCCACACGCCTCGGCCCGCCGGCTGCGGATGCGCAAGTCCTCTACGATCGCGATCCGGCTCGACCCGATGACCAATGGCATCTCCGGCGCGCTGCTCGACCGTTTCCTGCACGCCCTGACCGAACAGGCGGATGACCGAGGCATCCGGATCCTGCTCTTCACGGCCGCCGACCCGGCCGCTGAGATCGAGCAGATCCGAAAGCTGCGCGCCAGCGGCGACGTGGACGCGTTCGTGCTCACTGCGACCTTCCATGGTGATCCCCGCACCAAATGGCTGGTCGAGAGCGACGTTCCCTTCGTCACCTTCGGCCGGCCCTGGGGCGCCGACGACATGAACCATTCCACCCACCTCTGGGTGGACGTGGACGGTTTTGCGGGGATGCGCGAGGCAACCATCCACCTGATCGACCGAGGCTCCTCCCGGATCGGCTACGTTGGCTGGCCGAGCCCCTCCGGCACCGGCGACGATCGGCACCGCGGCTGGCAGACCGCCGTCGGGGAACGACTGGCCCTCGGCGACGACGACCTCACTGCCCTCAACGTGAGCGTGGAAGACCGACTCGAGGACGCCAGAAATGCCGTTGTCACGCTCCTGGAGGGCGATGATCGGATCGACGGCCTGGTCTGTGCGAGCGACACGCTCGCCCTCGGCGCCATGATCGCCGCAGCATCCGTCGGCCGGAGCGACCTTCCGATCATCGGTTTCGACAACTCGCCCGTCGGCCAGGCCATCGGCCTCTCCAGCGTCGACCAGACCCTCGACGCGGTCGCCGGCGGCGCCCTCGAACTGCTGCTCGGCGAGAGCGGCTCAGACCTCGTGCACCGCGACGCTGCCTCCGGGGACGCCCGTCACCGGCTCATCACACCTCACCTCGTCATCCGGCAGCCGTTGCGGCTTCTAGCCCCTGACGCGGTATCGACCCCCACCGCAACCAAGAATGCGGTCGGCAATCACAGAAATGGAAAGGAAACACAATGA